From the genome of Perca fluviatilis chromosome 1, GENO_Pfluv_1.0, whole genome shotgun sequence, one region includes:
- the traf5 gene encoding TNF receptor-associated factor 5 isoform X1 has protein sequence MPLTRLWASCGLMAAADTKLGGSEESSLRSEESSLRSDESSLRSDESSLRSEESSLRSKESSLRSEESSLRSKESSLRSWESELTSVQHSLKFVAPLKEEFVCPVCRGVVLNPQQNSCGHIYCFLCLQKLLESSSASGPVCPVDGAVITPAEVFQDNCCKREISSLEVYCTNSPECTSVVTLRHLQDHRSCCEYERLPCGNPGCRAVLQRRQLQEHLSVTCPHRAEPCPHCQQPQRLRLLQDHVQSFCPEVQVDCPIGCSLKVPRHKLAEHREACPELHVDCSYKKFGCSVKDRRRNVKLHEDAAVAHHMLLVLRSNTHLEQQVEVLQEEALLRQQEVQTDSLLLAALQKKMRPLQQQNSSHEHLVSAAQRALCRQQEVLSSVQQVSRGLGGLEDLEELRKSLDAAIQEVSAAEALREHLGTLGEKLKHHSGLLDLHAATLGHNKQRLQELEATSYDGRLIWKIEDFANRREAEVKGQPPCLSSVPFQTGRCGYKMASKVYLNGDGEGRGTHLSLYVVLMPGDFDALLPWPFRQTVSLSVLDQSGAANHRSLSFRPDPASKSFQRPAAESVSNVAVGFSCFIPLDQLAAYVEDDTLFVKVKVDMAGLEHL, from the exons ATGCCGCTAACACGATTATG GGCCTCCTGCGGACTCATGGCAGCAGCAGACACAAAGCTGGGAGGGTCCGAGGAGTCCAGTCTGCGGTCTGAAGAGTCCAGTCTGCGGTCCGACGAGTCCAGTCTGCGGTCCGACGAGTCCAGTCTGCGGTCTGAAGAGTCCAGTCTGCGGTCCAAGGAGTCCAGTCTGCGGTCTGAAGAGTCCAGTCTGCGGTCCAAGGAGTCCAGTCTGCGGTCCTGGGAGTCTGAGCTGACCTCCGTCCAGCACTCGCTGAAGTTCGTGGCGCCGCTGAAGGAGGAGTTTGTCTGTCCGGTCTGCAGAGGAGTCGTGCTCAACCCGCAGCAGAACTCCTGCGGACACATCTACTGCTTCCTCTGCCTCCAAAAACTGCT GGAGAGTTCTTCAGCGTCCGGTCCAGTCTGTCCCGTGGACGGAGCCGTCATCACACCAGCTGAG GTTTTCCAAGACAACTGCTGCAAACGAGAAATCTCCAGTTTAGAAGTGTACTGCACCAActccccagaatgcacctcTGTCGTCACGTTACGCCACCTGCAG GACCACCGGAGCTGCTGTGAGTACGAGCGGCTGCCGTGCGGTAACCCCGGCTGCAGGGCCGTGCTGCAGCGGAGACAGCTGCAGGAACACCTGAGCGTTACCTGTCCTCACCGCGCCGAGCCCTGCCCGCACTGCCAGCAGCCGCAGAGACTCCGCCTCCTGCAG GATCATGTGCAGAGCTTCTGTCCCGAGGTGCAGGTGGACTGTCCAATCGGCTGCTCCCTGAAGGTCCCCAGACACAAG CTGGCTGAACACAGAGAGGCGTGTCCAGAGCTTCACGTCGACTGTTCTTATAAGAAGTTCGGCTGCTCCGTGAAG GACAGGAGACGCAACGTTAAGCTGCACGAAGACGCCGCTGTCGCTCATCACATGCTGCTGGTCCTGAGGAGCAACACACACCTGGAGCAACAG GTGGAGGTTCTCCAGGAGGAGGCGCTgctgaggcagcaggaagtgcaGACAGACAGTTTGCTGCTCGCTGCTCTGCAGAAGAAGATGCGCccgctgcagcagcagaacagcaGCCATGAACACCTGGTCTCTGCAGCTCAG aGGGCACTGTGCAGGCAGCAGGAGGTCCTATCCTCCGTCCAGCAGGTTTCTCGGGGACTCGGTGGTCTGGAGGATCTGGAGGAACTCAGGAAGTCTCTGGATGCTGCGATCCAGGAAGTGTCTGCAGCCGAGGCCCTCAGAGAACACCTGG GAACTTTGGGGGAGAAGCTGAAGCATCACTCGGGTCTCCTGGATCTCCACGCCGCCACGCTCGGTCACAACAAGCAGCGCCTGCAGGAGCTCGAGGCCACGTCGTACGACGGCAGACTGATCTGGAAGATCGAGGATTTCGCGAACAGGAGGGAAgctgaggtcaaaggtcagcctCCGTGCCTGAGCAGCGTGCCCTTCCAAACCGGACGCTGCGGCTACAAAATGGCCTCCAAGGTCTATCTGAACGGGGACGGCGAGGGAAGAGGGACACACCTGTCTCTGTATGTGGTCCTGATGCCGGGAGACTTTGACGCTCTGCTGCCGTGGCCTTTCAGACAGACCGTGTCTCTGTCCGTTCTTGATCAAAGCGGCGCCGCTAACCACCGGAGTCTCAGCTTTAGACCCGACCCGGCATCCAAAAGCTTCCAGCGCCCCGCTGCCGAGTCCGTCAGCAACGTGGCCGTTGGGTTTTCATGCTTCATTCCTCTCGACCAGCTCGCTGCGTACGTCGAAGACGACACGCTGTTCGTCAAAGTGAAGGTGGACATGGCAGGTTTAGAGCATCTGTAG
- the traf5 gene encoding TNF receptor-associated factor 5 isoform X2: MAAADTKLGGSEESSLRSEESSLRSDESSLRSDESSLRSEESSLRSKESSLRSEESSLRSKESSLRSWESELTSVQHSLKFVAPLKEEFVCPVCRGVVLNPQQNSCGHIYCFLCLQKLLESSSASGPVCPVDGAVITPAEVFQDNCCKREISSLEVYCTNSPECTSVVTLRHLQDHRSCCEYERLPCGNPGCRAVLQRRQLQEHLSVTCPHRAEPCPHCQQPQRLRLLQDHVQSFCPEVQVDCPIGCSLKVPRHKLAEHREACPELHVDCSYKKFGCSVKDRRRNVKLHEDAAVAHHMLLVLRSNTHLEQQVEVLQEEALLRQQEVQTDSLLLAALQKKMRPLQQQNSSHEHLVSAAQRALCRQQEVLSSVQQVSRGLGGLEDLEELRKSLDAAIQEVSAAEALREHLGTLGEKLKHHSGLLDLHAATLGHNKQRLQELEATSYDGRLIWKIEDFANRREAEVKGQPPCLSSVPFQTGRCGYKMASKVYLNGDGEGRGTHLSLYVVLMPGDFDALLPWPFRQTVSLSVLDQSGAANHRSLSFRPDPASKSFQRPAAESVSNVAVGFSCFIPLDQLAAYVEDDTLFVKVKVDMAGLEHL, translated from the exons ATGGCAGCAGCAGACACAAAGCTGGGAGGGTCCGAGGAGTCCAGTCTGCGGTCTGAAGAGTCCAGTCTGCGGTCCGACGAGTCCAGTCTGCGGTCCGACGAGTCCAGTCTGCGGTCTGAAGAGTCCAGTCTGCGGTCCAAGGAGTCCAGTCTGCGGTCTGAAGAGTCCAGTCTGCGGTCCAAGGAGTCCAGTCTGCGGTCCTGGGAGTCTGAGCTGACCTCCGTCCAGCACTCGCTGAAGTTCGTGGCGCCGCTGAAGGAGGAGTTTGTCTGTCCGGTCTGCAGAGGAGTCGTGCTCAACCCGCAGCAGAACTCCTGCGGACACATCTACTGCTTCCTCTGCCTCCAAAAACTGCT GGAGAGTTCTTCAGCGTCCGGTCCAGTCTGTCCCGTGGACGGAGCCGTCATCACACCAGCTGAG GTTTTCCAAGACAACTGCTGCAAACGAGAAATCTCCAGTTTAGAAGTGTACTGCACCAActccccagaatgcacctcTGTCGTCACGTTACGCCACCTGCAG GACCACCGGAGCTGCTGTGAGTACGAGCGGCTGCCGTGCGGTAACCCCGGCTGCAGGGCCGTGCTGCAGCGGAGACAGCTGCAGGAACACCTGAGCGTTACCTGTCCTCACCGCGCCGAGCCCTGCCCGCACTGCCAGCAGCCGCAGAGACTCCGCCTCCTGCAG GATCATGTGCAGAGCTTCTGTCCCGAGGTGCAGGTGGACTGTCCAATCGGCTGCTCCCTGAAGGTCCCCAGACACAAG CTGGCTGAACACAGAGAGGCGTGTCCAGAGCTTCACGTCGACTGTTCTTATAAGAAGTTCGGCTGCTCCGTGAAG GACAGGAGACGCAACGTTAAGCTGCACGAAGACGCCGCTGTCGCTCATCACATGCTGCTGGTCCTGAGGAGCAACACACACCTGGAGCAACAG GTGGAGGTTCTCCAGGAGGAGGCGCTgctgaggcagcaggaagtgcaGACAGACAGTTTGCTGCTCGCTGCTCTGCAGAAGAAGATGCGCccgctgcagcagcagaacagcaGCCATGAACACCTGGTCTCTGCAGCTCAG aGGGCACTGTGCAGGCAGCAGGAGGTCCTATCCTCCGTCCAGCAGGTTTCTCGGGGACTCGGTGGTCTGGAGGATCTGGAGGAACTCAGGAAGTCTCTGGATGCTGCGATCCAGGAAGTGTCTGCAGCCGAGGCCCTCAGAGAACACCTGG GAACTTTGGGGGAGAAGCTGAAGCATCACTCGGGTCTCCTGGATCTCCACGCCGCCACGCTCGGTCACAACAAGCAGCGCCTGCAGGAGCTCGAGGCCACGTCGTACGACGGCAGACTGATCTGGAAGATCGAGGATTTCGCGAACAGGAGGGAAgctgaggtcaaaggtcagcctCCGTGCCTGAGCAGCGTGCCCTTCCAAACCGGACGCTGCGGCTACAAAATGGCCTCCAAGGTCTATCTGAACGGGGACGGCGAGGGAAGAGGGACACACCTGTCTCTGTATGTGGTCCTGATGCCGGGAGACTTTGACGCTCTGCTGCCGTGGCCTTTCAGACAGACCGTGTCTCTGTCCGTTCTTGATCAAAGCGGCGCCGCTAACCACCGGAGTCTCAGCTTTAGACCCGACCCGGCATCCAAAAGCTTCCAGCGCCCCGCTGCCGAGTCCGTCAGCAACGTGGCCGTTGGGTTTTCATGCTTCATTCCTCTCGACCAGCTCGCTGCGTACGTCGAAGACGACACGCTGTTCGTCAAAGTGAAGGTGGACATGGCAGGTTTAGAGCATCTGTAG